In Electrophorus electricus isolate fEleEle1 chromosome 18, fEleEle1.pri, whole genome shotgun sequence, one genomic interval encodes:
- the LOC113577279 gene encoding vesicular inhibitory amino acid transporter-like has translation MIMAHLIGHISNKITNAMNTASNKSQAKVSGVFARIGFQAATDEEALGFAECDDLDYDYRQGMRMDGVQTDDTGGEPDRGGMVEGDSHYQRDGAGPRGSQANTGTCEELGAQDKQKITAWEAGWNVTNAIQGMFVLGLPYAILHGGYLGLFLIIFAAVVCCYTGKILIACLYEENEVGERVRVRDSYVDIANACCAPRFPALGGHVVNVAQIIELVMTCILYVVVSGNLMYNSFPSLPISQKAWSVIATAALVPCAFLKSLKSVSKFSLLCSLAHFVINVLVLAYCLSRAHDWAWEKVKFYIDVKKFPISIGIIVFSYTSQIFLPSLEGNMQKPSEFHCMMEWTHIAACVLKGLFALVAYLTWADATKEVITDNLPGGIRAWVNIFLVAKALLSYPLPFFAAVEVLEKSLFQDEGRALFPNCYGSGGQLKSWGLGLRIALVIFTLLMAIFVPHFALLMGLTGSLTGAGLCFLLPSLFHLRLLWRKLLWHQVFFDVSIFVIGGVCSISGFIHSIEGLIEAFKYNIHD, from the exons ATGATCATGGCGCATCTAATAGGACACATTTCCAATAAAATTACCAATGCTATGAACACTGCCTCCAACAAATCTCAGGCGAAGGTCAGCGGCGTGTTTGCGCGAATAGGTTTCCAGGCAGCCACCGATGAGGAGGCTCTTGGGTTCGCTGAGTGCGACGATTTGGATTATGACTATAGACAGGGAATGCGTATGGATGGCGTGCAAACGGACGATACGGGAGGAGAGCCGGACCGAGGAGGAATGGTAGAGGGGGATAGCCACTACCAAAGAGACGGCGCCGGTCCTCGAGGCTCCCAAGCCAACACCGGCACTTGCGAGGAACTTGGTGCGCAAGACAAGCAGAAAATCACCGCCTGGGAAGCAGGTTGGAACGTCACAAATGCAATTCAG GGTATGTTCGTCCTTGGACTTCCTTATGCCATTTTGCATGGAGGATATCTCGGGCTCTTCCTCATCATCTTTGCCGCAGTGGTGTGCTGCTATACCGGCAAGATTCTCATTGCATGCCTGTATGAGGAAAATGAGGTCGGCGAGCGGGTGCGCGTGAGAGACTCTTACGTGGACATCGCCAACGCATGCTGCGCGCCACGCTTTCCAGCGCTTGGAGGACACGTCGTGAACGTCGCCCAAATCATTGAGCTAGTGATGACGTGCATCCTTTACGTGGTGGTCAGTGGTAACCTCATGTACAATAGCTTCCCGAGTTTACCGATATCTCAGAAAGCATGGTCTGTTATTGCCACAGCTGCTCTCGTGCCGTGTGCCTTCCTCAAGAGTCTTAAGTCTGTGTCTAAGTTCAGCCTGCTGTGCTCGCTCGCACATTTTGTCATCAATGTTCTGGTGTTAGCCTACTGCCTGTCACGCGCACACGACTGGGCATGGGAAAAGGTGAAGTTTTATATCGATGTTAAAAAATTTCCTATCTCTATCGGCATCATCGTGTTCAGCTACACCTCACAAATTTTCCTGCCTTCGCTGGAGGGCAACATGCAGAAACCTAGTGAGTTCCACTGTATGATGGAATGGACACATATCGCTGCCTGCGTACTAAAAGGCCTCTTCGCCCTGGTAGCCTACTTGACGTGGGCAGACGCAACGAAAGAGGTGATCACAGATAACCTCCCGGGCGGTATACGGGCATGGGTTAACATTTTTTTGGTGGCAAAAGCCTTGCTATCCTACCCTCTGCCCTTCTTTGCCGCGGTGGAGGTCTTGGAAAAATCTCTCTTTCAAGATGAAGGTCGAGCTTTGTTTCCAAATTGCTATGGATCAGGTGGCCAGCTTAAGTCCTGGGGTCTTGGCCTGCGTATTGCGCTTGTCATTTTCACTCTGCTCATGGCCATTTTTGTCCCGCACTTTGCACTGCTAATGGGCCTCACCGGAAGTCTCACCGGCGCCGGATTGTGCTTTCTTCTGCCCAGCCTGTTCCATCTGAGGCTTCTTTGGAGGAAACTTCTGTGGCACCAAGTGTTCTTTGACGTCTCCATCTTCGTGATAGGAGGTGTATGCAGCATCTCTGGGTTTATTCACTCCATCGAAGGGCTCATCGAGGCCTTTAAATATAATATCCATGATTAA
- the actr5 gene encoding actin-related protein 5 isoform X1, with product MYDIFPILILYYEATSIKMIDRNVKRTRYLFRVYFEGTLHFKMTSVTSPPCKIFKFQDARASPDQVFEVKSECLHPSPAPIVIDNGSFQTRAGWACNGEEFVHPRLVFKPVAARSRGAARSETQVGNDIPNLEPLRWLLKSQFDRNVVVNFEIQELMFDYIFIHLGIETEGNVQHPLVLTEAPCNPLHCRQMMSELLFECYGVPQVAYGIDSLFSFYYSNTQCGLKPPHTGLVVSSGYHCSHVLPFINGRLDAVNCKRVNVGGSHTAAYMQRLLQLKYPAHQPAITPSRMEELLHQHCYVAVDYQQELERWRSGQFYETEVHRMQLPFSGKAAGSYASVEERQEKRVQQLRRLEEINNRHREERLQQDQERLDALLAVQELLEEGALEQFHRHLVELNMDSAEELQAYIHKLSLSVEQYRLARAEITDFEPPVDEGDGVSQTEVDLSEEPEKPEPEKADHIQPVFNLAEYHQLFVGTERLRIPEVVFRPSLIGEEQMGLTEALQFVLDHLARYSPKEQAAMSENVFLTGGNLLYPGVKERVERELLAIRPFQSHFKVSLAPQPALDAWFGAREWALRHPIGSQGWISRKDYEEKGGEYLSEHCASNAFIPIRTSKADQQASDGSPTEHTQDAGTSAGSLDSDMTKSAGL from the exons atgtATGATATATTCCCCATTCTGATTCTTTACTATGAAGCTACTTCAATAAAAATGATTGACCGGAACGTTAAGCGCACCCGCTACCTTTTCCGGGTGTATTTTGAAGGGACACTTCATTTCAAAATGACGTCCGTCACCAGTCCaccatgtaaaatatttaagttTCAAGATGCCAGGGCTTCACCTGATCAGGTATTCGAAGTGAAATCAGAGTGTTTACACCCTTCACCGGCTCCGATAGTAATAGACAATGGCTCTTTTCAAACCCGAGCTGGCTGGGCTTGTAACGGTGAGGAATTTGTACACCCGCGTTTGGTGTTCAAACCGGTGGCGGCGAGAAGCAGAGGGGCAGCCAGGAGTGAGACACAGGTCGGCAACGATATCCCTAATCTGGAGCCACTCCGCTGGCTTCTCAAGAGCCAGTTCGACCGAAATGTTGTTGTTAATTTTGAGATTCAAGAACTTATGTTTGATTATATATTCATTCACCTCGGAATCGAAACGGAG GGTAATGTGCAACACCCACTGGTCCTTACAGAGGCTCCCTGTAACCCACTTCACTGCAGGCAAATGATGTCGGAACTACTATTTGAATGTTATGGTGTACCACAGGTGGCATACGGAATCGATAGCTTGTTCAGCTTCtattacagcaacacacagtGTGGCCTGAAACCTCCTCACACCGGCTTGGTGGTATCTTCTGGATATCATTGCTCTCACGTGCTGCCCTTCATCAATGGCAG ACTGGATGCTGTTAATTGTAAGCGGGTCAATGTTGGAGGTAGCCACACAGCAGCCTACATGCAGAGACTTCTGCAGCTGAAATACCCTGCCCACCAGCCAGCCATCACACCTAGCCGAATGGAGGAGCTCTTGCACCAACACTGTTATGTTGCTGTGGATTATCAGCAAG AGCTGGAGCGGTGGAGGAGCGGTCAATTCTACGAGACAGAGGTGCACCGCATGCAGCTGCCCTTCTCTGGGAAGGCGGCGGGCTCGTACGCCAGcgtggaggagaggcaggagaaGCGGGTACAACAGCTGCGCAGGCTGGAGGAGATCAACAACCGTCACAGAGAGGAGCGGCTGCAGCAAGATCAGGAGAGGCTGGATGCGCTGCTCGCagtgcag GAACTGCTGGAAGAGGGCGCTCTGGAGCAGTTTCACAGGCACTTGGTGGAACTGAACATGGACTCTGCTGAGGAATTGCAGGCGTACATCCACAAACTGAGCCTTAGTGTGGAGCAGTACAGGCTGGCCCGAGCAGAG ATTACAGACTTTGAGCCACCTGTGGATGAAGGTGATGGAGTGAGTCAAACGGAGGTGGATTTAAGCGAAGAGCCTGAAAAACCTGAGCCTGAAAAGGCAGATCACATCCAG CCGGTGTTCAACTTGGCTGAGTACCACCAGCTGTTTGTGGGAACTGAGAGACTGCGCATTCCAGAAGTCGTGTTTCGTCCGTCTCTGATTGGTGAAGAGCAGATGGGCCTTACTGAGGCGCTGCAGTTTGTACTTGATCA TTTGGCGAGGTACTCCCCCAAAGAGCAGGCGGCGATGTCTGAAAATGTGTTCCTGACTGGGGGAAACCTGCTCTACCCCGGAGTCAAGGAGCGAGTGGAGAGAGAACTGCTTGCTATAAGACCCTTCCAGTCACACTTCAAG GTGTCACTGGCTCCCCAGCCAGCTCTGGATGCCTGGTTTGGGGCCCGTGAGTGGGCTCTCAGGCACCCGATTGGGTCCCAGGGCTGGATCAGCCGAAAGGACTATGAGGAGAAGGGGGGGGAGTACCTGAGCGAGCACTGTGCATCCAACGCCTTCATCCCCATAAGGACCAGTAAAGCAGACCAACAGGCCAGTGATGGGTCacccactgaacacacacaggatgcTGGCACTTCAGCTGGGAGCTTGGACAGTGACATGACCAAGTCTGCTGGACTTTAG
- the actr5 gene encoding actin-related protein 5 isoform X2, giving the protein MYDIFPILILYYEATSIKMIDRNVKRTRYLFRVYFEGTLHFKMTSVTSPPCKIFKFQDARASPDQVFEVKSECLHPSPAPIVIDNGSFQTRAGWACNGEEFVHPRLVFKPVAARSRGAARSETQVGNDIPNLEPLRWLLKSQFDRNVVVNFEIQELMFDYIFIHLGIETEGNVQHPLVLTEAPCNPLHCRQMMSELLFECYGVPQVAYGIDSLFSFYYSNTQCGLKPPHTGLVVSSGYHCSHVLPFINGRLDAVNCKRVNVGGSHTAAYMQRLLQLKYPAHQPAITPSRMEELLHQHCYVAVDYQQELERWRSGQFYETEVHRMQLPFSGKAAGSYASVEERQEKRVQQLRRLEEINNRHREERLQQDQERLDALLAVQELLEEGALEQFHRHLVELNMDSAEELQAYIHKLSLSVEQYRLARAEITDFEPPVDEGDGVSQTEVDLSEEPEKPEPEKADHIQPVFNLAEYHQLFVGTERLRIPEVVFRPSLIGEEQMGLTEALQFVLDQYSPKEQAAMSENVFLTGGNLLYPGVKERVERELLAIRPFQSHFKVSLAPQPALDAWFGAREWALRHPIGSQGWISRKDYEEKGGEYLSEHCASNAFIPIRTSKADQQASDGSPTEHTQDAGTSAGSLDSDMTKSAGL; this is encoded by the exons atgtATGATATATTCCCCATTCTGATTCTTTACTATGAAGCTACTTCAATAAAAATGATTGACCGGAACGTTAAGCGCACCCGCTACCTTTTCCGGGTGTATTTTGAAGGGACACTTCATTTCAAAATGACGTCCGTCACCAGTCCaccatgtaaaatatttaagttTCAAGATGCCAGGGCTTCACCTGATCAGGTATTCGAAGTGAAATCAGAGTGTTTACACCCTTCACCGGCTCCGATAGTAATAGACAATGGCTCTTTTCAAACCCGAGCTGGCTGGGCTTGTAACGGTGAGGAATTTGTACACCCGCGTTTGGTGTTCAAACCGGTGGCGGCGAGAAGCAGAGGGGCAGCCAGGAGTGAGACACAGGTCGGCAACGATATCCCTAATCTGGAGCCACTCCGCTGGCTTCTCAAGAGCCAGTTCGACCGAAATGTTGTTGTTAATTTTGAGATTCAAGAACTTATGTTTGATTATATATTCATTCACCTCGGAATCGAAACGGAG GGTAATGTGCAACACCCACTGGTCCTTACAGAGGCTCCCTGTAACCCACTTCACTGCAGGCAAATGATGTCGGAACTACTATTTGAATGTTATGGTGTACCACAGGTGGCATACGGAATCGATAGCTTGTTCAGCTTCtattacagcaacacacagtGTGGCCTGAAACCTCCTCACACCGGCTTGGTGGTATCTTCTGGATATCATTGCTCTCACGTGCTGCCCTTCATCAATGGCAG ACTGGATGCTGTTAATTGTAAGCGGGTCAATGTTGGAGGTAGCCACACAGCAGCCTACATGCAGAGACTTCTGCAGCTGAAATACCCTGCCCACCAGCCAGCCATCACACCTAGCCGAATGGAGGAGCTCTTGCACCAACACTGTTATGTTGCTGTGGATTATCAGCAAG AGCTGGAGCGGTGGAGGAGCGGTCAATTCTACGAGACAGAGGTGCACCGCATGCAGCTGCCCTTCTCTGGGAAGGCGGCGGGCTCGTACGCCAGcgtggaggagaggcaggagaaGCGGGTACAACAGCTGCGCAGGCTGGAGGAGATCAACAACCGTCACAGAGAGGAGCGGCTGCAGCAAGATCAGGAGAGGCTGGATGCGCTGCTCGCagtgcag GAACTGCTGGAAGAGGGCGCTCTGGAGCAGTTTCACAGGCACTTGGTGGAACTGAACATGGACTCTGCTGAGGAATTGCAGGCGTACATCCACAAACTGAGCCTTAGTGTGGAGCAGTACAGGCTGGCCCGAGCAGAG ATTACAGACTTTGAGCCACCTGTGGATGAAGGTGATGGAGTGAGTCAAACGGAGGTGGATTTAAGCGAAGAGCCTGAAAAACCTGAGCCTGAAAAGGCAGATCACATCCAG CCGGTGTTCAACTTGGCTGAGTACCACCAGCTGTTTGTGGGAACTGAGAGACTGCGCATTCCAGAAGTCGTGTTTCGTCCGTCTCTGATTGGTGAAGAGCAGATGGGCCTTACTGAGGCGCTGCAGTTTGTACTTGATCA GTACTCCCCCAAAGAGCAGGCGGCGATGTCTGAAAATGTGTTCCTGACTGGGGGAAACCTGCTCTACCCCGGAGTCAAGGAGCGAGTGGAGAGAGAACTGCTTGCTATAAGACCCTTCCAGTCACACTTCAAG GTGTCACTGGCTCCCCAGCCAGCTCTGGATGCCTGGTTTGGGGCCCGTGAGTGGGCTCTCAGGCACCCGATTGGGTCCCAGGGCTGGATCAGCCGAAAGGACTATGAGGAGAAGGGGGGGGAGTACCTGAGCGAGCACTGTGCATCCAACGCCTTCATCCCCATAAGGACCAGTAAAGCAGACCAACAGGCCAGTGATGGGTCacccactgaacacacacaggatgcTGGCACTTCAGCTGGGAGCTTGGACAGTGACATGACCAAGTCTGCTGGACTTTAG